A region of Buchnera aphidicola (Nurudea yanoniella) DNA encodes the following proteins:
- the htpG gene encoding molecular chaperone HtpG, which yields MNSNQKKIYEFQSETNEILHLMIHSLYSNKEIFLRELISNASDAIDKLKFQSISFPKIYEDNTEMYIKIEIDKKNKTLTISDNGIGMTYEEAIKNLGTIARSGTKEFLKLYNESNNEKNNLIGKFGVGFYSAFIVSKKISVKSRYGGLNNSEGVLWESEGKGQYEVSKINKKTRGTKITLYLKSEEESFLEIWNIKNIVKKYSNHISVPIKINVFDEKEKVNTWEKINQAKALWTLKKSEITEEDYKNFYKQLTNDSNDPITWTHNKIEGIQEYTILLYVPSKSTWDIWNRDNKHGLKLYVKQIYIMDEAEQFLPNYLRFIKGIIDSNNLPLNISREILQENCIVQNLKKSLTKRVLNLLTNLSKDVNSYKLFWDQFGSMLKEGPAEDYENKNSIAELLRFNSMKNNSSKNMISLQDYIKNIKANQNKIYFITADSYSSAINSPHLELFKKKDIDVLLLTEKIDEWMMNYLTEFDGKKFQSVSKHDESIEELNNDIDKQQKNLHLSMNSLLEKIKKILKNRIKDVRFTYKLTKTPAMVTTDSHDMTTQMAKLFSAAGQTVPEIKYIFEINPNHKLVKKIHEEKNEEKSKKWIQILFDQSLLLEQNTLENPSKFINRINDFLINCH from the coding sequence ATGAACTCAAATCAAAAAAAAATATATGAATTTCAATCAGAAACTAACGAAATATTACATTTAATGATTCACTCTCTGTATTCCAATAAAGAAATTTTTTTAAGAGAACTTATATCAAACGCTTCCGACGCAATTGATAAACTTAAATTTCAATCGATATCTTTTCCAAAAATATATGAAGATAACACTGAAATGTATATTAAAATTGAAATAGATAAAAAAAATAAAACTTTAACAATTAGTGATAATGGAATAGGAATGACTTATGAAGAAGCAATTAAAAATTTAGGAACCATAGCAAGATCTGGAACAAAAGAATTTTTAAAACTTTACAATGAATCTAATAATGAAAAAAACAATCTCATCGGAAAATTCGGAGTAGGATTTTACTCAGCGTTTATTGTATCAAAAAAAATATCTGTAAAAAGCAGATATGGAGGATTAAATAATAGTGAAGGTGTATTATGGGAGTCTGAAGGAAAAGGACAATACGAAGTTAGTAAAATCAATAAAAAAACACGTGGCACAAAAATAACTTTATATTTAAAATCAGAGGAAGAATCTTTTTTAGAAATATGGAATATAAAAAATATTGTAAAAAAATACTCTAATCATATTTCTGTTCCAATAAAAATAAATGTGTTTGATGAAAAAGAAAAAGTAAATACATGGGAAAAAATTAATCAAGCAAAAGCATTATGGACTTTGAAAAAATCTGAAATTACAGAAGAAGATTATAAAAATTTTTATAAACAACTTACAAACGATTCTAATGATCCAATTACTTGGACTCATAATAAAATAGAAGGAATTCAAGAATACACTATTCTTTTATACGTTCCATCCAAATCTACCTGGGATATTTGGAATAGAGATAATAAACATGGTTTAAAATTATATGTGAAACAAATATATATTATGGACGAAGCAGAACAATTTCTTCCAAATTATCTAAGATTCATAAAAGGAATTATTGATTCAAATAATTTACCATTAAATATTTCTCGAGAAATATTGCAAGAAAATTGCATTGTGCAAAATTTAAAAAAATCGCTTACCAAACGAGTTTTAAATTTATTAACTAATCTATCTAAAGACGTTAATTCTTACAAATTATTTTGGGATCAATTTGGATCGATGCTAAAAGAAGGACCTGCTGAAGATTATGAAAATAAAAATTCTATAGCGGAACTTTTACGTTTTAATTCAATGAAAAATAATTCTTCAAAAAATATGATATCTCTACAAGATTATATTAAAAACATTAAAGCAAATCAAAATAAAATTTATTTTATTACAGCAGATAGCTACTCTTCTGCTATAAATAGTCCTCATTTAGAACTATTTAAAAAAAAAGATATCGATGTTTTACTATTAACTGAAAAAATAGATGAATGGATGATGAATTATTTAACTGAATTTGATGGGAAAAAATTTCAGTCAGTTAGTAAACATGATGAATCAATTGAAGAATTAAATAATGACATTGATAAACAACAAAAAAATTTACACTTAAGTATGAACTCTTTATTAGAAAAAATAAAAAAAATATTAAAAAATAGAATAAAAGACGTTCGATTTACTTACAAATTGACAAAAACCCCAGCTATGGTTACTACAGATTCTCATGATATGACGACTCAAATGGCAAAATTATTTTCTGCAGCAGGGCAAACTGTTCCTGAAATAAAATACATATTTGAAATAAATCCAAATCATAAATTAGTTAAAAAAATACATGAAGAAAAAAATGAAGAAAAAAGTAAAAAATGGATTCAAATATTATTCGATCAATCACTTCTGTTAGAACAAAATACTTTAGAAAATCCAAGTAAATTTATAAATAGAATTAATGATTTTTTAATTAATTGTCATTAA
- a CDS encoding nucleoside monophosphate kinase has protein sequence MRILLIGAPGSGKGTQSKLISKKYHILNISIGEILRESIKEKTELGKKIKSFVDNGKLISDEIIINLVKNRISQIDCKSGFVLDGFPRTIIQAKTICKKEIIVDYIFELKIPIEMTINRILKRKTKFFTSKSINHENDKKIYLKKHKNLMYRKDDSEEIIKIRLQEYKKFTQSLTTYLISNLKEKKIKFYEIDGTQSILNVKKNIKKFLKIENFP, from the coding sequence ATGCGTATTCTTTTGATAGGAGCACCTGGATCAGGAAAAGGTACACAGTCTAAATTAATTTCAAAAAAATATCATATCTTAAACATTTCAATTGGAGAAATTTTAAGAGAATCAATAAAAGAAAAAACAGAACTAGGCAAAAAAATAAAAAGTTTTGTAGATAATGGAAAATTAATCTCAGATGAAATTATTATAAATTTAGTAAAAAATAGAATTTCTCAAATAGACTGCAAATCCGGATTTGTTTTAGATGGATTTCCAAGAACAATTATTCAAGCTAAAACAATTTGTAAAAAAGAAATAATAGTTGACTATATCTTTGAACTTAAAATACCTATTGAAATGACTATAAATCGTATTTTAAAAAGAAAAACTAAATTTTTCACTTCAAAATCAATTAATCATGAAAATGACAAAAAAATATATTTAAAAAAACATAAAAATTTGATGTATAGAAAAGATGACAGCGAAGAAATAATTAAAATAAGATTACAAGAATATAAAAAATTCACACAATCTTTAACAACATACTTAATTTCCAATTTAAAAGAAAAAAAAATTAAATTTTATGAAATTGACGGAACTCAATCGATATTAAATGTTAAAAAAAATATCAAAAAATTTTTAAAAATAGAAAATTTTCCATAA
- the folD gene encoding bifunctional methylenetetrahydrofolate dehydrogenase/methenyltetrahydrofolate cyclohydrolase FolD, which yields MFKKILNGKKISKKIHEKIAKKVQKRLSVGKRPPGLAVILIGNNLASTIYVNKKRIACKKAGFNLKIWNFSETIEETKIINLIKTLNEDKNIDGILIQLPIPKHINIKNMFNSITPGKDVDGFHPYNIGCLCQKNPNLRPCTPLGIITLLKSYKINIRGLHAVIIGASNIVGRPMNLEFLLSGCTTTMTHRFTKNIKYFVKQADIIVIAIGKEKFLKGSWIKPGAIVIDVGINRLNNGKIVGDVDFKSAILRASYITPVPGGVGPMTVITLLQNTLTACIKLNN from the coding sequence ATGTTTAAAAAAATTTTAAATGGAAAAAAAATTTCTAAAAAAATACACGAAAAAATTGCAAAAAAAGTGCAAAAGAGATTATCAGTAGGAAAAAGACCTCCAGGACTAGCAGTAATATTAATAGGAAATAATTTAGCATCCACTATTTATGTAAATAAAAAGAGAATAGCTTGCAAAAAAGCAGGTTTTAACCTAAAAATCTGGAATTTCTCTGAAACTATAGAAGAAACAAAAATAATAAATCTTATTAAAACATTAAATGAAGATAAAAACATCGATGGAATACTAATACAATTACCCATTCCAAAACATATAAATATTAAAAATATGTTTAATAGTATTACTCCTGGAAAAGATGTAGACGGATTTCATCCTTATAACATAGGCTGTTTATGTCAAAAGAATCCTAACTTACGTCCTTGCACACCATTAGGGATTATTACATTACTAAAATCTTACAAAATTAATATACGGGGGCTACATGCTGTTATAATAGGAGCATCTAACATAGTAGGAAGACCTATGAATTTAGAATTCTTATTATCTGGATGTACTACTACTATGACACACAGATTTACGAAAAATATAAAATATTTTGTTAAACAAGCTGATATAATCGTAATTGCCATAGGAAAAGAAAAATTCTTAAAAGGAAGTTGGATTAAACCGGGTGCCATAGTAATTGATGTAGGAATTAATCGATTGAACAATGGGAAAATAGTAGGAGATGTAGATTTCAAATCAGCAATTCTACGAGCATCATATATTACGCCGGTTCCTGGAGGCGTAGGTCCTATGACTGTAATAACATTATTACAAAATACTTTAACAGCCTGCATAAAACTTAATAATTAA
- the cysS gene encoding cysteine--tRNA ligase: MLDIFNSYTRKHEILKINLDKTINMYVCGVTAYDYCHIGHGRTFIFFDIVLRYLRYCGYRVKYVRNITDIDDKIIYKALKNDEKISDFSDRMIFQMQNDFLNLNIITPDYEPRVTENIDAIIKIISKLLKKKHAYVLNNGDVMFSIDTYPKYGKFSNQFMHKLKVGARVSKREDKRNPLDFALWKISKKEETCYWKSPWGIGRPGWHIECSAMSTSILKDRIDIHGGGKDLLFPHHENELAQSTCINKDFCVNHWMHTELVIIQNKKMSKSLGNVLLLKDFLMRYDSESIRYFLLSTHYRHPLYFSESNLKKSEKLLKKLYSSLKDIDFHGLSLSEDRFFKVIFCKALNTDFNTPKALSILLQISRKINLLKLKYKSNISELVILAYTLKKLGSVLGILLKDSNFFLKKNNTFHSYEKNIINSLIKKRDNARKLKNWIYADEIRKELLKLGIVLEDSKYSTYWRKM; encoded by the coding sequence ATGTTAGATATTTTTAATTCTTATACAAGAAAGCATGAAATATTGAAAATAAATTTAGATAAAACTATTAACATGTATGTTTGCGGTGTTACCGCGTATGATTATTGTCATATTGGTCATGGAAGAACGTTTATATTCTTTGATATAGTCTTGCGTTATTTACGTTATTGTGGATATAGGGTAAAATATGTACGTAATATAACAGATATTGATGATAAAATTATTTATAAAGCTTTGAAAAATGATGAAAAAATTTCAGATTTTTCTGATCGTATGATCTTTCAAATGCAAAATGATTTTTTAAATCTTAATATTATTACTCCTGATTATGAACCCCGTGTGACAGAAAATATAGATGCTATTATCAAGATTATTTCAAAATTATTAAAAAAGAAACATGCTTATGTATTAAATAATGGAGATGTGATGTTTTCTATTGATACATATCCAAAATATGGAAAATTTTCAAATCAATTTATGCATAAATTGAAAGTAGGAGCACGTGTTTCTAAAAGAGAGGATAAACGTAATCCATTAGATTTTGCTTTATGGAAAATTTCTAAAAAAGAAGAGACATGTTATTGGAAATCTCCATGGGGGATAGGTAGACCAGGATGGCATATAGAATGTTCAGCTATGAGTACATCTATTTTAAAAGATAGAATAGATATTCATGGTGGAGGAAAGGATTTATTGTTTCCTCATCATGAAAATGAATTAGCTCAATCTACATGTATAAACAAAGATTTTTGCGTTAATCATTGGATGCATACTGAATTAGTAATCATACAAAATAAAAAAATGTCTAAATCTTTAGGAAATGTTTTGTTGTTGAAAGATTTTTTAATGCGTTATGATTCAGAAAGTATTCGATATTTTTTGCTATCTACGCATTATCGTCATCCATTATATTTTAGTGAAAGTAATTTAAAGAAATCTGAAAAATTATTAAAAAAGTTATATTCTTCTTTAAAAGATATTGATTTTCATGGATTAAGTTTATCTGAAGATCGATTTTTTAAGGTTATTTTTTGTAAAGCATTAAATACTGATTTTAATACTCCTAAAGCTCTTTCGATATTATTGCAAATTTCTAGAAAAATAAATTTATTGAAGTTAAAATATAAAAGTAATATTAGCGAACTTGTAATTTTAGCTTATACTTTAAAGAAATTAGGTAGTGTTTTAGGAATATTATTGAAGGATTCAAATTTTTTTCTCAAAAAAAATAATACATTTCATTCTTACGAAAAAAATATAATTAATTCTTTAATCAAAAAAAGAGATAATGCAAGAAAATTAAAAAATTGGATATATGCGGATGAAATACGTAAAGAATTACTGAAATTAGGTATTGTTTTAGAAGATTCAAAGTATTCTACTTATTGGAGAAAGATGTAA
- the ybeD gene encoding DUF493 family protein YbeD translates to MKNKLEKMLKFPCLFTYKVIGLAQPELIDQIIRVIQCKVPGDYVPQIKSSNKGNYLSISVTIFANNFEQIESLYHELSNINTVRMVL, encoded by the coding sequence ATGAAAAATAAACTTGAAAAAATGTTAAAATTTCCTTGTTTATTTACTTATAAAGTTATCGGATTAGCTCAACCTGAATTGATTGATCAAATAATAAGAGTAATTCAATGTAAAGTTCCAGGTGATTATGTTCCACAAATAAAATCTAGTAATAAAGGAAATTACTTATCTATTTCTGTTACAATTTTTGCTAACAATTTTGAACAAATAGAAAGCTTATACCACGAATTGAGTAACATTAATACAGTTCGAATGGTACTATAA
- the cspE gene encoding transcription antiterminator/RNA stability regulator CspE, giving the protein MSKIKGNVKWFNESKGFGFITPEDGSKDVFVHFSAIQSNGFKTLSEGQSVEFEITEGAKGPSAANVISL; this is encoded by the coding sequence ATGTCTAAGATTAAAGGTAATGTGAAATGGTTTAATGAATCTAAAGGGTTTGGTTTCATTACACCTGAAGATGGAAGTAAAGATGTTTTTGTACATTTTTCAGCTATCCAAAGCAACGGATTTAAAACTTTGTCAGAAGGTCAAAGTGTTGAATTCGAAATTACCGAAGGAGCAAAAGGGCCGTCCGCTGCTAATGTTATTAGTTTATAG
- the aroE gene encoding shikimate dehydrogenase: MLKKNSSNFSVFGNPIHHTKSPYIHELFSKQTGIIYNYDSTLVPLNKFFEYMIQFFSHKGIGANITIPFKEKAFLMSDKLTYAAKVSRSVNTFKKLQDGKILGDNTDGKGILYDLIRLKFIKKNDTVLVIGSGGAARGIIFSLLLYGCYVFILNRTMSRALNLVESFKKFGSISIFQHTKRKDEPFDIVINAIANIETSSLWNSIEFLIDKKTYFYDINYSINQRTFFLKWCIDRGVLIFSDGIGMLVSQAAYSFYLWHNIFPDIESVILKLQDG, encoded by the coding sequence ATGCTTAAAAAAAATTCAAGCAATTTTTCAGTATTTGGAAATCCAATTCATCATACTAAATCTCCTTATATTCATGAATTATTTTCTAAACAAACAGGAATTATTTATAATTATGATTCTACTTTAGTTCCTTTAAATAAATTTTTTGAGTATATGATTCAGTTTTTTTCGCATAAAGGAATTGGAGCAAATATTACTATTCCTTTTAAAGAAAAAGCATTTTTAATGTCAGATAAATTAACTTATGCTGCAAAAGTTTCACGATCGGTCAATACTTTTAAAAAATTACAAGATGGAAAAATTTTAGGAGATAACACAGATGGAAAAGGTATTTTATATGATTTAATACGGTTAAAATTTATAAAAAAGAATGATACTGTTTTAGTAATAGGTTCTGGAGGTGCTGCTAGAGGAATTATTTTTTCATTACTATTATATGGCTGTTATGTATTTATATTAAATAGAACGATGAGTCGAGCTTTAAATTTAGTCGAAAGTTTTAAAAAATTTGGATCGATTTCTATATTTCAACATACAAAAAGAAAAGATGAACCATTTGATATAGTAATTAATGCTATTGCTAATATTGAAACTAGTTCTTTATGGAATTCAATTGAGTTCTTAATAGACAAAAAAACTTATTTTTATGATATTAATTATTCTATTAATCAAAGAACATTTTTTCTTAAATGGTGTATTGATCGAGGCGTTCTTATTTTTTCGGACGGAATAGGAATGTTAGTTAGTCAAGCTGCATATTCTTTTTATTTATGGCATAATATTTTTCCAGATATTGAGTCAGTTATTTTAAAATTACAGGATGGTTAA
- a CDS encoding Sua5/YciO/YrdC/YwlC family protein, translated as MVKSISLTECVENLKNDGVVIYPTESVFGLGCDPDKKCVVKKLLNLKKRQWNKGLILVASNYSQIQKYISESMISVKNKNFMLNNWPGPITFLVPAKDTVPFWLTGASKFLAVRISSHASIIELCNKFGKAIVSTSANKSGLNPCKTHTEVIEQFGKNIPILYGKLGNQKNPTKIVNIISGELIRHA; from the coding sequence ATGGTGAAAAGTATATCATTGACTGAGTGTGTAGAAAATTTGAAAAATGATGGTGTTGTAATTTATCCTACAGAGTCAGTGTTTGGACTAGGATGCGATCCAGATAAAAAATGTGTTGTTAAAAAATTACTCAATTTAAAAAAAAGACAATGGAATAAAGGATTAATATTAGTAGCATCTAATTATAGTCAAATTCAAAAATATATTTCTGAAAGTATGATATCTGTTAAAAATAAAAATTTTATGTTGAACAATTGGCCTGGTCCTATTACTTTTTTGGTACCAGCAAAAGATACAGTTCCATTTTGGTTAACTGGAGCGTCAAAATTTTTGGCAGTTCGCATTAGTTCGCATGCTTCGATTATAGAGTTATGTAATAAATTTGGAAAAGCGATAGTTTCTACTAGTGCTAATAAATCTGGTTTAAATCCATGTAAAACGCATACAGAAGTTATAGAACAATTTGGAAAAAATATTCCTATTTTATATGGAAAATTAGGAAATCAAAAAAATCCTACTAAGATAGTAAATATTATTAGTGGAGAATTAATTCGTCATGCTTAA
- the def gene encoding peptide deformylase yields MSILKILKYPNENLRIIAKPICNINKSIQKIVDNMFETMFYENGIGLAAPQVNIPLQIIVIDNISTLKNPLTLINPKIIKTYGNTSIKEGCLSIPNCQVLIPRSYKIIVTALNYFGKTIKFEATSLLSICIQHEIDHLIGKLLIDYLSDIDKKNIKIFLKK; encoded by the coding sequence ATGTCTATTCTTAAAATATTAAAGTATCCTAATGAAAACTTACGAATTATTGCAAAACCTATTTGCAATATAAATAAATCAATTCAAAAAATTGTTGACAATATGTTTGAAACAATGTTTTATGAAAATGGTATAGGATTAGCTGCTCCTCAAGTTAACATTCCTTTACAAATCATAGTTATCGATAACATTTCAACATTAAAGAATCCACTAACACTAATTAACCCTAAAATCATTAAAACATACGGGAATACTAGTATAAAAGAAGGATGTTTATCTATTCCTAATTGTCAAGTTCTGATTCCTCGATCATATAAAATCATAGTAACTGCATTAAATTATTTTGGAAAAACAATAAAATTTGAAGCAACTTCGCTTTTGTCAATTTGTATTCAACATGAAATAGATCATTTAATTGGAAAATTACTAATCGACTATTTATCAGATATCGACAAAAAAAATATAAAAATTTTTTTAAAAAAATAA
- the fmt gene encoding methionyl-tRNA formyltransferase, with protein sequence MNKPLKIIFAGTSEFSEKHLQTLISCKYNIIGILTQPDRASGRGQHIVESLVKKTAKKHDILILQPKSLQCYKLYNKLHELRADLMIVVSYGLIFPKHILNSFKIGCINIHASLLPRWRGSSPIQSAILHGDSITGITIIKMEEAIDSGKILHSLTYKIKKSDTSSSLKKQLIKLGCKAMLLALKKIELKTNNTVIQSTLTTYSKKIKKTDAQINWSQDATQLEKCIRAFNPWPTSYFTICHKNIKVWEANVIMQYNINTYEIGEIISFNKNGLQIQTGKNILNITKIQLPGKKITDIYALNKFSKYWCIPKIKLD encoded by the coding sequence ATGAATAAACCTTTAAAAATTATTTTTGCCGGAACATCTGAATTTTCAGAAAAACATTTACAAACATTAATCTCTTGTAAATATAATATTATTGGAATACTTACTCAACCTGATCGAGCTTCTGGAAGAGGCCAACACATTGTTGAATCTTTAGTAAAAAAAACGGCTAAAAAACATGATATCCTAATATTACAACCTAAATCTTTACAATGTTATAAATTATACAACAAACTACATGAATTACGTGCTGACTTAATGATCGTAGTTTCATACGGTTTAATATTTCCAAAACATATACTTAATTCATTTAAAATAGGCTGTATTAATATACATGCTTCTTTACTTCCTAGATGGAGAGGTTCTTCTCCTATACAATCAGCTATATTACATGGAGATTCAATAACAGGAATAACTATTATAAAAATGGAAGAAGCAATAGATTCTGGAAAAATATTGCACTCATTAACTTATAAAATAAAAAAATCTGATACAAGTAGCAGCTTAAAAAAACAATTAATAAAATTAGGATGTAAAGCAATGTTATTAGCATTAAAAAAAATCGAATTAAAAACAAATAACACTGTTATTCAAAGTACATTAACAACTTATTCTAAAAAAATAAAAAAAACTGATGCACAAATAAATTGGTCTCAGGATGCAACACAATTAGAAAAATGCATAAGGGCATTTAATCCTTGGCCAACAAGCTATTTTACAATATGCCATAAAAATATAAAAGTTTGGGAAGCTAACGTTATTATGCAATATAACATCAATACATATGAAATAGGAGAAATAATATCGTTTAATAAAAACGGATTACAAATACAAACTGGAAAAAATATACTAAACATCACAAAAATTCAACTCCCTGGGAAGAAAATAACAGATATATATGCTTTAAATAAATTTTCAAAATATTGGTGTATTCCAAAAATAAAATTAGACTAA
- the rplQ gene encoding 50S ribosomal protein L17, protein MRHRKIGRKFNRNNVHVKAMLNNMVCSLLNYEIIKTTVARAKELRRIVEPLITRSKTNSVSNRRLVFSKIRNNFIVSKLFNDLGPYFLDRPGGYTRVLKCGYRFGDKAPMAYIQLVDRLQSKNKSKTKNIVKKT, encoded by the coding sequence ATGAGACATAGAAAAATTGGTCGTAAATTTAATAGGAACAATGTTCATGTCAAAGCAATGTTAAATAATATGGTATGTTCATTATTAAATTATGAAATTATAAAAACTACAGTAGCTAGAGCTAAAGAATTACGCCGCATTGTAGAACCATTAATAACTCGGTCTAAAACCAATTCAGTTTCTAATAGACGTTTAGTTTTTTCTAAAATTAGAAATAATTTCATAGTGTCTAAGTTGTTTAATGATCTTGGACCTTATTTTTTAGATAGGCCTGGTGGATATACTCGAGTATTAAAATGTGGTTACCGATTCGGTGATAAAGCGCCTATGGCATATATTCAACTTGTAGATAGATTACAATCTAAAAATAAGTCTAAAACGAAAAATATTGTTAAAAAGACTTAA
- the rpoA gene encoding DNA-directed RNA polymerase subunit alpha, which produces MQGSMNDFLKPRLVDVQHINVKHSKITLEPLERGFGHTLGNALRRILLSSMPGCAVTEVEIEGVLHEYSTKEGIKEDIIEILLNLKGLAVKLYGKDQIVLTLHKSGIGVVRASDIIHNSDVEFVDPEHVICNLTYENVSIIMRIKIERGRGYVTAASRINLIDREHSIGKLLIDACYSPIERIVYNVEAARVAQRTDLDKLVIEIETNGTIDPEEAIRRAATILSSQLEAFVDLKDIHEPEVTEEKPEFEPILLRLVDDLELTVRSANCLKAESIHYIGDLVQKTEVELLKTPNLGKKSLTEIKDVLSARGLSLGMRLENWPPISIVND; this is translated from the coding sequence ATGCAGGGTTCTATGAATGATTTTTTAAAACCGAGATTAGTAGATGTTCAACATATTAATGTAAAACATTCTAAAATTACTCTTGAACCATTAGAACGCGGTTTTGGCCATACTCTTGGAAATGCTTTACGAAGAATTTTATTATCTTCTATGCCAGGTTGTGCGGTAACAGAAGTTGAAATTGAAGGAGTTCTCCATGAATATAGTACTAAAGAAGGAATAAAAGAAGATATTATTGAAATTTTACTAAATTTAAAAGGATTAGCAGTAAAATTATATGGAAAAGATCAAATTGTTTTAACATTACATAAGTCCGGTATAGGAGTAGTAAGAGCTTCTGATATCATTCATAATAGTGATGTAGAATTTGTAGATCCTGAACATGTAATTTGTAATTTGACATATGAAAATGTTTCGATAATTATGCGAATTAAAATAGAACGAGGTCGAGGTTATGTCACGGCGGCTTCTAGAATAAATCTGATAGATAGGGAACATTCTATAGGAAAATTATTAATCGATGCCTGTTATAGTCCAATAGAGCGTATTGTATATAACGTAGAAGCAGCTCGTGTTGCTCAAAGAACAGATTTAGATAAATTAGTAATTGAAATTGAAACTAATGGTACGATTGATCCAGAAGAAGCGATTCGTCGTGCTGCTACCATATTATCAAGTCAATTAGAAGCATTTGTAGATTTAAAAGATATTCATGAACCGGAAGTAACAGAAGAAAAGCCTGAATTTGAACCTATTTTACTTCGTTTGGTTGATGATTTAGAATTGACAGTAAGATCTGCTAATTGTTTAAAAGCAGAATCTATACATTATATTGGAGACTTAGTCCAAAAAACAGAAGTTGAACTATTAAAAACTCCTAATTTGGGAAAAAAATCTTTAACTGAAATTAAAGATGTATTATCAGCAAGAGGTTTATCTCTAGGTATGCGGCTAGAAAATTGGCCTCCTATAAGTATTGTAAATGATTGA
- the rpsD gene encoding 30S ribosomal protein S4, with amino-acid sequence MAKYLGPKLKLSRREGTDLFLKSGIRSIDSKCKLDKLPGQHGSRKPRLSDYGIQLREKQKVRRLYGILESQFHNYYKRSVRLKGNTGENLLILLEKRLDNIVYRMGFGATRFESRQLISHKSISVNGRLVSIPSYQVTIGDTVCIREKFRKHTRIKAALELLEHRELSDWIEVNVSKMEGIFKRIPERSDLSAEINEHLIVELYSK; translated from the coding sequence ATGGCAAAATATTTGGGTCCTAAATTAAAGTTATCTCGAAGAGAGGGAACAGATTTATTTCTAAAGTCTGGAATTCGTTCAATTGATTCGAAATGTAAATTAGATAAATTACCTGGCCAACATGGTTCTAGAAAACCTCGTTTATCAGATTATGGTATTCAGTTACGAGAAAAACAAAAAGTTCGTAGATTATATGGAATATTAGAATCGCAATTTCATAATTATTATAAACGTTCTGTTAGATTGAAAGGAAATACAGGAGAGAACTTATTAATTTTATTAGAAAAACGTTTAGATAATATAGTTTATCGAATGGGATTTGGTGCTACACGATTTGAATCTCGTCAATTAATAAGTCATAAATCAATTTCAGTAAATGGAAGGTTGGTTAGTATTCCTTCGTATCAAGTTACTATTGGAGATACAGTGTGTATTCGGGAGAAATTTCGAAAACATACTCGTATAAAAGCAGCTTTAGAATTACTTGAACATCGCGAATTATCAGATTGGATAGAAGTAAATGTTTCTAAAATGGAAGGTATATTTAAGCGTATTCCTGAACGTTCGGATTTATCTGCAGAAATTAACGAACATTTAATTGTCGAACTTTATTCTAAGTAA